A stretch of Saccharothrix texasensis DNA encodes these proteins:
- a CDS encoding cation diffusion facilitator family transporter, translated as MAADQSKGGESTVTVLLALAVNLAIAVMKAIAGVITGSAAMMAEAAHSVADTFTEALLLTALRRSARPADRRHPFGYGKDRYFWSLLAAVSIFVSGAVFAFYEGIRTVFGSPQEQNSPVVGYVVLAIAFALESVSWTQAARQVRREAKAEDRSVLAFLRVSDDPTVKTVFLEDSAALVGLVLAFGGLGLHHLTGSSVWDGVASLAIGVLLAFAAYTLAATNRGLLIGRQADPVLVRAVWERLRAEPEVEQVVDLLTMAVGTDRVLVCARLDFDDSLGAADLERACVRIDAELRAAHHELDEVFLEPVPRNDPELRSRVLARYGNLKL; from the coding sequence TGAAGGCGATCGCCGGCGTGATCACCGGGTCGGCGGCGATGATGGCGGAGGCGGCGCACTCGGTCGCCGACACGTTCACCGAGGCCCTGCTGCTGACGGCGTTGCGCCGGTCGGCCCGGCCCGCGGACCGCAGGCACCCGTTCGGGTACGGCAAGGACCGGTACTTCTGGTCGCTGCTCGCCGCCGTGTCGATCTTCGTGTCGGGCGCGGTGTTCGCGTTCTACGAGGGGATCCGGACCGTGTTCGGCTCGCCGCAGGAGCAGAACAGCCCCGTCGTCGGGTACGTCGTGCTGGCCATCGCGTTCGCGCTGGAGTCGGTGTCGTGGACGCAGGCCGCGCGGCAGGTGCGGCGGGAGGCGAAGGCCGAGGACCGGTCCGTGCTCGCGTTCCTGCGGGTGTCGGACGACCCGACGGTGAAGACGGTGTTCCTGGAGGACTCGGCCGCGCTGGTCGGGCTGGTGCTCGCGTTCGGCGGGCTGGGGCTGCACCACCTGACCGGGTCGTCGGTGTGGGACGGCGTGGCGTCGTTGGCGATCGGCGTGCTGCTGGCGTTCGCCGCCTACACGCTGGCGGCGACCAACCGGGGGCTGCTGATCGGCAGGCAGGCCGACCCGGTGCTGGTGCGGGCGGTGTGGGAGCGGCTGCGCGCCGAGCCGGAGGTGGAGCAGGTGGTGGACCTGCTGACGATGGCGGTCGGCACGGACCGCGTACTGGTGTGCGCGCGGCTCGACTTCGACGACTCCCTGGGCGCGGCCGACCTGGAGCGGGCGTGCGTGCGGATCGACGCCGAACTGCGCGCCGCGCACCATGAGCTGGACGAGGTGTTCCTCGAGCCCGTGCCGCGCAACGACCCGGAGCTCAGGTCACGGGTGCTGGCCCGCTACGGGAACCTGAAGCTCTAG